In Shouchella patagoniensis, the following are encoded in one genomic region:
- a CDS encoding Gfo/Idh/MocA family protein has product MNPIKVGVIGCGNISSIYLENARRFDSFEIVAVADIQEARAKQQAEKYNVKRVLSVEEIIADAEVELILNLTIPSVHAEIAKKALEAGKHVYGEKPLTATLEQGREVLQLAQEKGLFVGNAPDTFLGGAHQTARHLIDSGEIGTPVSATAFMMNHGHEHWHPDPAFYYEVGAGPMFDMGPYYLTALVHMIGPAKRVTASTGVAQKTRVISSQPKAGEKIEVKTPTQINGIIDFENGAIASIITSFDTWYHRLPFIEVYGTKGSLSVPDPNHFGGDVHLRTEGDREWRVVPSRFEHEDNSRGIGLADMATAIQEGRSIRPSGELAFHVLEMMHGFHYASKKGTHYELTSTCEQPAVFQMLKTQDR; this is encoded by the coding sequence GTGAATCCAATTAAAGTAGGAGTTATTGGCTGTGGCAATATTAGTTCCATTTACTTAGAAAACGCCCGTCGATTTGATTCATTTGAAATTGTTGCTGTTGCGGATATTCAAGAGGCGCGTGCCAAACAACAAGCAGAGAAATACAACGTGAAACGAGTGCTTTCCGTAGAGGAAATAATCGCTGATGCTGAAGTGGAGCTTATTCTGAATTTAACCATTCCTTCTGTTCATGCGGAAATTGCCAAAAAAGCATTAGAAGCAGGAAAGCATGTGTATGGTGAAAAGCCTTTAACAGCAACACTTGAGCAAGGAAGAGAAGTATTGCAATTAGCTCAAGAGAAAGGGCTATTTGTTGGCAATGCTCCTGATACATTTCTTGGAGGGGCTCATCAAACGGCGCGGCATCTTATTGACTCGGGTGAAATTGGCACGCCGGTTTCAGCTACTGCCTTTATGATGAATCATGGGCATGAGCACTGGCATCCCGACCCTGCTTTTTATTACGAGGTAGGTGCTGGTCCAATGTTTGATATGGGACCATATTATTTAACGGCTCTCGTTCATATGATTGGGCCAGCAAAACGCGTAACCGCTTCTACAGGTGTGGCGCAGAAAACACGGGTCATTTCCAGCCAGCCAAAAGCTGGAGAAAAAATTGAGGTAAAAACACCAACGCAAATCAATGGCATTATTGACTTTGAAAATGGAGCCATTGCATCTATTATTACGAGTTTTGATACGTGGTACCACCGTCTTCCATTTATCGAAGTGTACGGAACAAAAGGGAGTTTATCTGTCCCGGATCCAAACCATTTTGGAGGAGATGTCCATCTTCGTACAGAAGGAGATCGTGAGTGGCGAGTTGTTCCATCACGCTTTGAACATGAAGACAACAGCCGGGGAATTGGCCTTGCAGATATGGCGACGGCCATTCAAGAAGGCCGCTCAATTCGTCCGAGTGGAGAACTTGCTTTCCATGTGCTTGAGATGATGCACGGGTTCCATTACGCATCGAAGAAGGGCACGCATTATGAGTTAACAAGCACGTGCGAGCAACCAGCTGTGTTTCAAATGCTGAAAACGCAAGACCGATAA
- a CDS encoding Gfo/Idh/MocA family protein — protein sequence MGKKGVRIGLVGYQFMGKAHSHAYRDIPFFFETDANPILQAICGRNEDAVSQAADQMGFASYETDWRVLIERDDIDVIDIVTPNNTHAEIAIAAANAGKHVITEKPLAMTVEEGERMHEAVSRNGVIHMVCHNYRFVPAIQYAKKLIDDGRIGKIYHFRANYLQDFIMSPDFPLIWRLNKDVCGSGALGDLAAHSLDVARFLVGEIAEVSATTETFIKERPTGAMTGGLSAKVEGGEKGQVTVDDAVAIIAKFESGSMGTFEATRFAGGNRNRNQFEINGEKGSLRWNMEDMNKLELYVADDEVGMQGFRTIDVTEESHPYMDSYWAAGHMIGYEHTFIHLLHEFLQGVVHGKQPTPNFSDGLKNQVVLAAIEESARSGRRLSVAEFRDTVKKA from the coding sequence ATGGGAAAAAAAGGTGTGCGTATTGGACTTGTCGGTTATCAATTTATGGGGAAAGCGCATAGCCATGCTTACCGGGATATTCCGTTCTTCTTCGAGACGGATGCTAATCCAATCTTACAAGCCATTTGTGGGAGAAACGAGGATGCGGTAAGCCAAGCGGCCGATCAAATGGGGTTTGCCTCCTATGAAACAGATTGGCGTGTTTTGATTGAGCGAGATGATATTGATGTCATCGATATTGTAACACCAAACAATACTCATGCTGAGATTGCCATTGCAGCAGCAAATGCCGGGAAGCATGTGATCACCGAGAAGCCACTGGCAATGACAGTTGAAGAAGGGGAGCGCATGCATGAAGCCGTTTCGCGAAATGGCGTCATCCATATGGTTTGCCATAATTATCGTTTTGTTCCTGCGATTCAATATGCAAAAAAATTGATTGATGATGGTCGTATTGGAAAGATCTATCATTTCCGGGCAAATTATTTACAAGACTTTATTATGAGTCCTGACTTTCCGCTCATTTGGCGTTTAAATAAAGATGTGTGCGGTTCGGGAGCGCTTGGAGATTTGGCTGCTCATAGTCTAGATGTAGCGCGCTTTCTTGTTGGCGAAATTGCTGAAGTATCGGCAACAACAGAAACCTTTATTAAAGAACGTCCAACTGGTGCAATGACTGGAGGCCTTAGTGCCAAAGTCGAAGGCGGAGAAAAGGGACAAGTGACCGTTGATGATGCAGTTGCCATCATTGCTAAGTTTGAAAGTGGATCAATGGGCACGTTCGAAGCAACTCGATTTGCTGGTGGAAACCGCAATCGCAACCAATTCGAGATTAACGGCGAGAAAGGGTCCCTTCGCTGGAATATGGAAGATATGAATAAGTTGGAGTTGTACGTAGCTGATGATGAAGTCGGCATGCAAGGCTTTCGAACGATTGATGTAACAGAAGAATCACACCCATACATGGATTCTTACTGGGCTGCCGGTCATATGATTGGTTATGAACATACATTTATCCACTTGCTGCATGAATTTCTGCAAGGTGTCGTCCATGGCAAGCAGCCAACACCTAATTTCTCTGACGGTCTCAAGAATCAAGTGGTTCTTGCGGCAATCGAAGAATCAGCTAGAAGTGGCAGGCGTTTATCTGTCGCAGAATTCCGCGATACAGTAAAGAAAGCTTAA
- a CDS encoding NAD(P)-dependent alcohol dehydrogenase: MATMKANTLIRPGQLNMRDVDRPEPGPEDVLIRVRAVGLCGSDIHYYEHGKIGPYVVKEPIILGHEVAGEIVEIGDAVTHLSIGQRVAVEPGRTCGTCRFCKSGRYNLCKEVSFLATPPYDGAFCEYIAVRHDLVFPVSDSISDETAALIEPFSVGLHAVERGRVAAGETVVIMGMGPIGMMSAMAAKLAGATTIIGVDLEESRLLAAKDMGVTHTVLLGQEEVDHKVAEITGGTGADVAIETAGNGAAFASAVAAVSRGGRVVLVGLPPTETAELNVSHVVDNELDILGVFRYRNTYAKAVALIEAHQLNFDPIVTGRFLLEETEAAFNQALVDKANTIKLVIYPKKPASV; this comes from the coding sequence ATGGCTACAATGAAAGCAAATACGTTGATTAGGCCGGGTCAATTGAACATGCGCGATGTGGATAGACCGGAACCGGGTCCAGAAGATGTATTAATTCGGGTTCGAGCGGTCGGGTTATGTGGATCAGACATTCATTATTATGAACATGGCAAAATTGGTCCATATGTGGTGAAAGAGCCAATTATTCTTGGACATGAAGTTGCGGGAGAAATCGTTGAGATTGGAGATGCAGTAACCCATCTTTCAATTGGACAACGTGTGGCAGTTGAGCCCGGGCGAACATGTGGAACGTGCCGTTTCTGTAAATCAGGACGCTATAATTTATGCAAAGAGGTTTCCTTTTTAGCGACACCGCCATACGATGGGGCGTTTTGTGAATACATCGCCGTTCGACATGACCTCGTCTTTCCGGTGTCAGACTCAATTAGTGACGAAACAGCTGCTTTAATCGAGCCTTTCTCTGTCGGTCTCCATGCAGTGGAACGCGGACGTGTGGCTGCAGGCGAAACGGTTGTTATTATGGGGATGGGACCAATTGGAATGATGTCGGCAATGGCTGCGAAACTTGCCGGTGCAACAACCATTATTGGCGTTGACTTAGAAGAGAGTCGATTGCTAGCTGCAAAAGATATGGGCGTGACCCACACGGTTTTGCTTGGACAAGAAGAAGTTGATCATAAGGTTGCCGAGATCACCGGAGGAACTGGCGCGGACGTTGCAATTGAGACAGCAGGGAATGGAGCGGCATTTGCAAGTGCCGTCGCTGCTGTTAGTCGTGGTGGGAGAGTTGTTTTGGTTGGATTGCCGCCAACAGAAACAGCTGAGCTTAATGTTTCCCATGTGGTAGATAATGAACTAGATATACTAGGGGTCTTTCGCTACCGGAATACGTATGCAAAGGCGGTTGCGTTAATTGAAGCTCATCAGCTGAACTTCGATCCCATAGTGACAGGACGTTTTTTGTTGGAAGAGACAGAAGCTGCATTTAATCAAGCGCTGGTCGATAAAGCGAACACGATTAAACTGGTTATTTATCCGAAGAAGCCTGCTTCCGTTTAA
- a CDS encoding ROK family transcriptional regulator: MIGVVVVLNASHELMKDFNKSTVFRLIKSHHPISRAEIAKRSGLNKATVSTLVAQLIESEFVYEIGTGNSSGGRKPVLLYYNQAAAHTISIDIGVNRIIGVATDLSGKILQQEILLFTDRSFDHVLGEAKKLIASLIERAPKSPYGICGIAIGVPGIVQSNGNVLLAPNLGWSNVDIKTPLEQTFQLPILVENEANAGAYGEKLYGAGSYYNHVAYVSISIGIGTGQISNGQLFQGANGYAGEFGHMSIDYNGKRCRCGNKGCWELSCSEQFLLDTVATKLGVDSIRFEDVLAEAYNQNPLVLNVLTSVGRSLGAGLISIIHAMDPEVVIIGNRFSLLKDFLENPVLEVLEKQLPPHLQEAPKIMFSELGQQSGVLGGASFAIERFFDEHRINLSLT; the protein is encoded by the coding sequence ATGATCGGAGTTGTTGTCGTGTTAAATGCCAGCCATGAATTGATGAAGGATTTTAATAAATCGACTGTTTTTCGTCTCATTAAAAGCCATCATCCCATTTCACGTGCAGAAATTGCTAAGCGGAGTGGATTAAATAAAGCAACGGTCTCTACGCTCGTAGCACAATTAATTGAAAGTGAGTTTGTTTATGAAATCGGAACAGGTAATTCTAGTGGCGGACGGAAACCCGTGCTCTTGTACTATAACCAAGCAGCGGCACATACCATTAGTATTGATATTGGTGTCAACCGCATTATCGGTGTAGCAACAGACTTATCGGGAAAGATTTTGCAACAGGAAATCCTATTGTTTACAGATCGCTCGTTTGATCACGTTTTAGGTGAAGCGAAAAAACTGATTGCCTCCTTAATCGAACGTGCTCCTAAAAGTCCATACGGCATTTGCGGCATTGCGATCGGTGTGCCTGGAATTGTTCAGTCAAATGGCAATGTGTTGCTTGCACCTAACTTAGGGTGGTCAAACGTTGATATTAAAACGCCACTTGAACAAACATTCCAATTACCTATTTTAGTAGAAAATGAAGCCAATGCTGGAGCTTACGGCGAAAAGTTATATGGAGCAGGAAGCTACTATAATCACGTTGCTTATGTGAGTATCAGCATTGGTATTGGCACAGGTCAAATTAGCAACGGTCAATTGTTTCAAGGAGCAAATGGCTATGCAGGTGAATTTGGTCATATGTCGATTGATTACAATGGCAAACGATGCCGTTGTGGCAACAAAGGGTGTTGGGAGTTGTCTTGTTCGGAACAGTTTTTGCTTGATACCGTCGCAACCAAACTAGGAGTTGATTCCATTCGCTTTGAAGATGTGCTCGCGGAAGCATATAACCAAAACCCTCTAGTTCTAAATGTCCTCACTTCAGTTGGACGCTCACTTGGTGCCGGTTTAATTTCCATCATCCATGCCATGGATCCCGAAGTTGTTATTATCGGCAACCGGTTCTCATTGCTGAAAGATTTCTTGGAAAATCCCGTTTTAGAAGTGTTAGAAAAACAATTGCCTCCTCATTTGCAAGAGGCACCTAAAATCATGTTCTCGGAGCTTGGTCAACAATCTGGTGTCCTTGGTGGTGCTTCATTTGCGATAGAACGATTTTTTGACGAGCATCGGATCAACCTATCGCTCACTTAA
- the xylB gene encoding xylulokinase: MSYVIGVDLGTSAVKLLLVNQVGEVVLEVSKEYPLLHGKAGYSEQYPDDWVRQTLAGLKEIVATFSGDPEEIEGISFSGQMHGLVLLDETHKPLRPAILWNDTRTTAECKAIYEKLGVENVHKATKNPVLEGFTLTKLLWVQTHEPELYARTSVFMLPKDYVRLKLTGEVHTDFSDAAGTLLLDIEKKQWNDEMCKSFQIKPSMCPPLVEAQAEVGTLTTEIAAETGLSASLRVFAGGADNACGAIGAGVLEEGKTLVSIGTSGVVLSYEASGSKDFAGKVHYFNHGAPGVFYTMGVTLAAGHSLSWFRQTFSEGKPFKELLEGIETIPPGSDGLLFTPYLTGERTPHVDAAIRASFIGIDARHTEGHFVRAVLEGITFSLRESLEVFRSQGKEITEVVSIGGAVKNKQWLQMQADIFNVDIVKLAGDQGPGMGAAMLAAVGSGWFESLRDCAASFLKQEAIYHPNPDHVHVYNQLFAFYQDVYPATAKLSQKLANFR; this comes from the coding sequence ATGAGTTATGTTATTGGTGTTGATCTAGGCACAAGTGCAGTGAAGTTGCTCTTGGTGAATCAAGTTGGAGAAGTTGTGCTTGAGGTATCAAAAGAATATCCATTGTTACATGGAAAAGCTGGGTACAGTGAACAATACCCTGATGATTGGGTCCGGCAAACACTAGCAGGTTTAAAGGAAATCGTCGCTACGTTTTCCGGAGATCCGGAAGAAATTGAAGGCATTAGTTTTTCAGGGCAGATGCACGGTCTCGTTTTACTTGATGAGACGCATAAGCCACTTCGCCCCGCAATCTTATGGAATGATACACGCACAACAGCTGAATGCAAAGCGATTTATGAAAAGTTAGGTGTTGAAAACGTTCATAAAGCAACAAAAAACCCAGTGCTCGAAGGATTTACATTAACGAAACTCCTTTGGGTGCAAACACATGAACCAGAATTGTATGCTAGAACAAGTGTGTTTATGTTGCCAAAAGATTATGTTCGCTTGAAATTAACAGGAGAAGTCCACACGGATTTCTCCGATGCAGCAGGAACGTTGTTGCTTGATATTGAAAAGAAACAGTGGAATGATGAAATGTGCAAAAGCTTCCAGATTAAACCATCGATGTGTCCTCCTTTAGTTGAAGCACAAGCGGAAGTAGGAACGCTTACCACTGAAATAGCAGCAGAGACAGGACTGTCTGCTTCCCTACGCGTATTTGCTGGCGGGGCAGACAATGCCTGTGGAGCAATTGGTGCAGGCGTCCTGGAGGAAGGAAAGACACTCGTAAGCATTGGTACATCCGGAGTGGTATTGTCCTATGAAGCAAGCGGCAGCAAGGATTTTGCAGGGAAAGTACATTATTTTAACCACGGGGCACCTGGTGTTTTTTATACAATGGGCGTCACCCTAGCTGCAGGACATAGTTTAAGTTGGTTTCGGCAAACGTTTTCTGAAGGAAAGCCGTTTAAGGAACTCCTTGAAGGAATTGAAACGATTCCTCCAGGCTCTGATGGTCTCCTATTCACCCCTTATCTAACGGGAGAACGAACGCCCCACGTTGATGCAGCGATCCGTGCCAGTTTTATTGGAATCGATGCCCGGCATACGGAAGGGCATTTTGTGCGAGCTGTATTGGAAGGGATTACATTCTCGTTGAGGGAATCGCTTGAGGTCTTCCGCAGTCAAGGAAAAGAAATAACGGAAGTAGTTTCCATTGGTGGCGCAGTTAAGAACAAACAGTGGTTGCAGATGCAAGCGGATATTTTTAATGTAGACATTGTGAAACTCGCAGGCGATCAAGGTCCTGGAATGGGTGCAGCGATGCTTGCAGCGGTTGGTAGTGGCTGGTTTGAATCACTACGAGATTGTGCAGCTTCTTTTTTAAAGCAGGAAGCAATCTATCATCCTAACCCGGACCATGTACATGTATATAACCAGCTGTTCGCCTTTTATCAAGATGTTTATCCGGCAACTGCGAAACTAAGTCAAAAGCTCGCCAACTTTCGGTAA
- a CDS encoding ThuA domain-containing protein gives MKKALIFQGGWDGHEPKQVAELLEQVLSEAGFDVKVTDTLDTLAQEELTSYDLIVPNWTQGKIEADQLKALMQAVESGVGLAGLHGGMGDSFRMETDYQFMVGGQWVAHPGNDGVRYTVNIKDENDPLTEGMADFEVVSEQYYMHVDPAVDVYATTTFPVAEGPHTGNGTVEMPVVWTKKWGKGKVYYCALGHVAEIVRMPEVTQLMRNGMVWAAR, from the coding sequence ATGAAAAAAGCATTAATCTTTCAAGGTGGCTGGGATGGTCATGAACCAAAACAAGTGGCAGAACTTTTGGAACAAGTACTTAGCGAGGCAGGCTTTGACGTTAAAGTGACAGATACGTTAGACACATTAGCGCAAGAAGAACTGACTTCGTATGATTTGATTGTACCAAATTGGACTCAAGGAAAAATTGAAGCAGATCAATTAAAGGCACTTATGCAAGCAGTAGAAAGTGGAGTTGGGCTCGCTGGTCTCCATGGTGGTATGGGTGATTCGTTCAGGATGGAAACCGACTATCAATTTATGGTTGGTGGACAGTGGGTCGCTCATCCAGGTAATGATGGCGTCCGCTATACCGTAAACATTAAGGATGAAAATGACCCGTTAACCGAGGGGATGGCAGATTTTGAAGTTGTATCAGAACAATATTATATGCATGTTGACCCTGCGGTCGATGTATATGCAACAACTACATTTCCCGTTGCAGAAGGTCCTCATACGGGCAATGGTACTGTCGAGATGCCGGTTGTCTGGACAAAAAAATGGGGCAAGGGCAAAGTTTATTATTGTGCATTAGGCCATGTCGCGGAAATTGTACGTATGCCTGAAGTTACGCAGCTTATGCGCAATGGCATGGTGTGGGCAGCAAGATAA
- a CDS encoding aldose epimerase family protein — MQVTKRSVKNDWTLFTLENDRGMSLDVLDFGGVVTRLTVPDRHGKSENIVLAFDDIDDYKKNKPYFGALIGPVAGRIQQAMFTLGEKKINLKPSEGRHELHGGEAGYHQKLWNVESFQTDTEVGVVLQGSWNDRAYNYPGSVQVTVTYTLTNDNEWIIAYQAITDEMTPLTLTNHTYFNLTGDRTHSIAGHQVQMKSEGYLELDEELIPTGLIDSGNGGPFDFSRERLIKSGSGSGHKQNQVAGDGYDHYFLLKKGSAEQVRVKEPTSGRVLSMETTQPGVVFYTGNGLNEDFVLSDGKKAKKHSGFCLEAQGPPASLHHKGLPSIWLKPGEEYKHQTVYRFSMD; from the coding sequence GTGCAAGTGACCAAAAGAAGTGTAAAAAATGATTGGACGTTATTTACGTTAGAAAATGATAGAGGGATGAGCCTTGATGTGCTTGATTTTGGTGGAGTCGTCACAAGGCTTACCGTCCCTGATCGTCATGGTAAAAGCGAGAATATTGTACTTGCTTTTGATGACATTGATGATTATAAGAAAAACAAGCCATACTTTGGTGCATTAATTGGACCGGTAGCAGGACGAATTCAACAGGCTATGTTTACATTAGGTGAAAAAAAAATAAACCTTAAACCAAGTGAAGGACGGCATGAATTGCATGGTGGGGAAGCGGGCTATCATCAAAAACTGTGGAACGTAGAATCGTTTCAAACAGATACAGAAGTTGGTGTTGTCTTACAAGGTAGTTGGAATGATCGAGCTTATAATTATCCTGGAAGTGTGCAGGTGACTGTAACCTATACGCTAACAAATGATAACGAATGGATCATTGCTTATCAGGCCATAACAGATGAAATGACACCGTTGACGCTAACGAACCATACGTATTTTAATTTGACGGGTGATCGCACTCATTCAATTGCGGGACATCAGGTACAAATGAAAAGTGAGGGCTATTTAGAGTTAGATGAAGAGCTTATCCCAACGGGTTTAATTGACTCTGGAAATGGTGGGCCATTCGACTTCTCCCGTGAACGCCTTATTAAAAGTGGCAGTGGTTCGGGTCATAAACAAAATCAAGTTGCTGGTGACGGTTACGATCATTATTTCTTATTGAAGAAAGGAAGCGCTGAACAAGTACGAGTTAAAGAACCGACAAGTGGGCGTGTTCTCAGTATGGAAACAACGCAACCAGGGGTAGTGTTTTATACAGGAAACGGACTAAATGAGGATTTTGTCCTTTCAGATGGGAAGAAAGCAAAAAAACATAGTGGTTTTTGTTTGGAAGCGCAAGGACCTCCCGCTTCATTGCACCATAAAGGATTGCCGTCAATATGGTTAAAGCCCGGCGAAGAATACAAGCATCAGACGGTGTATCGTTTTTCGATGGATTAA
- a CDS encoding DUF975 family protein — protein sequence MLYKGIFINIINMTLLFSALMPIGFAILGLFTGAISIGYFFLIAVSVGLLYLYLGFSHVLYILYEDPQNGFFSAVSYSFQLAKGNRLPLMGLFFLFSLILALGLAVFIVGVFFSLVYYHMTRVEFYKLLQSRSPLQTATQRNFKKAMKEQRSQ from the coding sequence TTGCTTTATAAAGGCATCTTTATAAATATTATCAACATGACATTATTATTCTCCGCCTTGATGCCTATTGGATTTGCAATTTTAGGCTTATTCACGGGTGCGATTTCAATTGGATACTTCTTCTTAATCGCAGTATCAGTTGGGCTGCTTTACCTTTATTTAGGCTTCTCTCATGTTTTATATATTCTCTACGAAGATCCCCAAAATGGATTTTTCTCTGCGGTTTCTTACAGTTTTCAGTTAGCAAAAGGCAACCGACTGCCGTTAATGGGATTGTTTTTTCTTTTTAGTCTTATTCTCGCTCTAGGTTTAGCCGTTTTTATCGTTGGCGTCTTTTTCAGTCTTGTCTATTATCACATGACACGGGTTGAATTTTATAAATTGCTTCAATCACGTTCGCCTCTTCAAACAGCAACACAAAGAAACTTTAAAAAAGCGATGAAGGAGCAGAGGAGTCAATAA